One region of Danio rerio strain Tuebingen ecotype United States chromosome 5, GRCz12tu, whole genome shotgun sequence genomic DNA includes:
- the coq4 gene encoding ubiquinone biosynthesis protein COQ4 homolog, mitochondrial isoform 1 (isoform 1 is encoded by transcript variant 1) yields the protein MMRGLPGAFLGSFKTSYGYLSQRLYGVLTEEKYDGRLYPSHIPTSTVQKAILAVGSGVAALKNPYRHDMVAVLGETTGHQTLIKLRDRMRNDPEGSTILLERPRIRLSTLDLSNMSALPDGTLGREYLRFLEENRVTPDTRAEVKFVDNEELAYVMQRYREVHDLLHTLLGMPTNMLGEVAVKWFEAAQTGLPMCILGAALGPLRLSVSRLQLLGQSLGLWALRNGGRARCVLSIYYERRWEQTLDELRHELNIEEPPVSLIASIKNSSSKSYYF from the exons ATGATGCGGGGGTTACCGGGTGCTTTCCTTGGTTCTTTTAAAACCTCTTACGGATATTTAAGTCAACGTTTATACGGag TACTCACCGAAGAGAAGTATGATGGAAGATTGTATCCAAGCCACATTCCAACAAGCACTGTTCAGAAGGCTATTTTGGCTGTAGGTTCCGGAGTTGCTGCCCTTAAAAACCCCTATAGACATG ATATGGTTGCAGTGCTTGGAGAAACCACAGGGCACCAGACCCTAATAAAGTTGAGAGATCGGATGAGAAATGACCCTGAAGGTTCTACTATTCTTCT AGAGCGCCCAAGGATCCGCCTATCTACATTAGACCTTTCTAATATGTCTGCCTTGCCAGATGGGACTTTAGGAAGAGAATATCTACGTTTCCTTGAGGAAAAT AGAGTCACCCCTGACACGAGGGCTGAAGTGAAGTTTGTAGACAATGAGGAATTGGCGTATGTCATGCAACGGTATCGTGAAGTACATGACTTGTTGCATACTTTGCTTGGAATGCCCACAAATATGCTAG gTGAGGTTGCTGTGAAATGGTTTGAAGCTGCACAAACTGGTCTCCCCATGTGTATATTGGGAGCAGCACTTGGACCCCTTCGACTGTCTGTCAG CCGCCTACAGTTGCTCGGTCAGTCTCTTGGACTTTGGGCCCTGCGCAATGGTGGTCGTGCAAGATGTGTTTTGAGCATCTACTATGAACGGCGCTGGGAgcagactcttgatgaactcagaCACGAGCTAAACATTGAGGAACCCCCAGTTAGTCTAATTGCATCAATCAAGAACTCATCTTCAAAATCATACTATTTCTAA
- the coq4 gene encoding ubiquinone biosynthesis protein COQ4 homolog, mitochondrial isoform 2 (isoform 2 is encoded by transcript variant 2), which translates to MVAVLGETTGHQTLIKLRDRMRNDPEGSTILLERPRIRLSTLDLSNMSALPDGTLGREYLRFLEENRVTPDTRAEVKFVDNEELAYVMQRYREVHDLLHTLLGMPTNMLGEVAVKWFEAAQTGLPMCILGAALGPLRLSVSRLQLLGQSLGLWALRNGGRARCVLSIYYERRWEQTLDELRHELNIEEPPVSLIASIKNSSSKSYYF; encoded by the exons ATGGTTGCAGTGCTTGGAGAAACCACAGGGCACCAGACCCTAATAAAGTTGAGAGATCGGATGAGAAATGACCCTGAAGGTTCTACTATTCTTCT AGAGCGCCCAAGGATCCGCCTATCTACATTAGACCTTTCTAATATGTCTGCCTTGCCAGATGGGACTTTAGGAAGAGAATATCTACGTTTCCTTGAGGAAAAT AGAGTCACCCCTGACACGAGGGCTGAAGTGAAGTTTGTAGACAATGAGGAATTGGCGTATGTCATGCAACGGTATCGTGAAGTACATGACTTGTTGCATACTTTGCTTGGAATGCCCACAAATATGCTAG gTGAGGTTGCTGTGAAATGGTTTGAAGCTGCACAAACTGGTCTCCCCATGTGTATATTGGGAGCAGCACTTGGACCCCTTCGACTGTCTGTCAG CCGCCTACAGTTGCTCGGTCAGTCTCTTGGACTTTGGGCCCTGCGCAATGGTGGTCGTGCAAGATGTGTTTTGAGCATCTACTATGAACGGCGCTGGGAgcagactcttgatgaactcagaCACGAGCTAAACATTGAGGAACCCCCAGTTAGTCTAATTGCATCAATCAAGAACTCATCTTCAAAATCATACTATTTCTAA